In the genome of Pseudorasbora parva isolate DD20220531a chromosome 10, ASM2467924v1, whole genome shotgun sequence, one region contains:
- the ephx2 gene encoding bifunctional epoxide hydrolase 2: MKKAVLFSLWGGVVSPNFSQTFQKFEETSGISRGFIKNVIAKLGSENALYRSEKGKITLTQMISEFEADCQKVAADQGVSLPDQFSAQKLFNLIGQVEFNKTVLDAATILRRHGIATCVLANVWVDDTPQRDTIARILSVLESRFDLVLRSCHAGARIPEPDIFNKALEKLSVKPQEALWLDVEEESIKAAEGLGITAVQVKDITEALNEIQKLTGIAVTGDLQPHFCDPEKVSHGYVNIKPGVKIHYVDIGDGPPVLLCHGFPESWFSWRYQIPALADAGFRVLALDMKGYGDSTAPPDIEEYSQEQIMLDLVTFLDKMGIPQVTLVGHDWGGSLVWNMAQYHPERVRAVASLNTPLFPVDPKTNPMEKIKAIPIFDYQIYFQKPGVAEAELEKNLERTFKLMFFASSEIGIFPKLSTDGVCQRGGLFVGMSEDPPRSAILSESALQYYVQQYTKSGFRGPLNWYRNIERNWHWMSSRPRGKIMMPALMVTAGKDPVLLPAFATGMENLIPNLTRGHIEECGHWTQMECPAELNKILISWMKDTHQKASIPFNPKL; encoded by the exons ATGAAGAAGGCAGTGTTGTTTAGTTTGTGGGGTGGTGTTGTTTCCCCTAATTTCTCCCAGACTTTTCAGAAGTTCGAGGAAACCTCTGGTATTTCAAG ggGTTTCATAAAGAATGTGATTGCAAAACTTGGCAGTGAGAATGCTTTGTATCGCTCGGAGAAAGGGAAAATCACCCTAACTCAG ATGATTTCTGAGTTTGAAGCTGATTGTCAGAAGGTAGCGGCTGATCAGGGTGTCTCTTTACCTGACCAATTCTCAGCTCAGAAGCTTTTCAATCTCATTGGTCAGGTAGAATTCAACAAGACTGTTCTTGATGCTGCTACCATCCTTCGGCGTCATG GCATTGCTACGTGTGTCCTGGCCAATGTGTGGGTGGATGACACCCCTCAGAGAGATACCATCGCTAGGATTCTCTCCGTTTTGGAAAGCCGTTTTGATCTGGTTTTGCGATCCTGCCATGCTGGTGCCAGAATCCCGGAGCCAGATATCTTCAACAAGGCCCTTGAGAAATTGTCTGTTAAACCTCAAGAA GCACTCTGGCTGGATGTGGAAGAAGAAAGCATCAAGGCAGCTGAAGGTTTGGGAATAACGGCTGTTCAAGTCAAGGACATCACTGAGGCTCTGAATGAAATCCAGAAGCTTACAGGAATAGCA GTCACCGGTGACCTCCAGCCACACTTTTGTGATCCTGAAAAAGTCTCCCATGGATATGTGAATATTAAG cCTGGTGTGAAGATCCACTATGTGGACATTGGAGATGGACCACCGGTTCTCCTGTGTCATGGCTTCCCTGAGAGTTGGTTTTCCTGGCGGTATCAG ATTCCGGCTTTGGCCGATGCTGGTTTCCGGGTTCTGGCTCTTGATATGAAGGGATACGGTGACTCCACTGCACCACCTG ACATTGAGGAGTACTCTCAAGAACAGATCATGCTG GATTTGGTGACATTCTTGGATAAGATG GGCATTCCTCAGGTCACTCTGGTGGGCCACGACTGGGGCGGTTCTCTGGTGTGGAACATGGCTCAGTATCATCCTGAGAGAGTGAG GGCCGTGGCATCTCTCAACACACCCCTTTTTCCTGTGGATCCAAAAACAAATCCAATGGAGAAAATCAAGGCCATACCAATCTTTGATTACCAGATATATTTTCAGAAGCCT GGTGTTGCCGAGGCTGAATTGGAGAAAAACCTTGAACGAACCTTCAAACTGATGTTTTTTGCAAGTAGTGAGATT GGTATATTTCCTAAGCTAAGCACTGATGGAGTCTGCCAGAGAG GTGGATTGTTTGTGGGGATGTCCGAGGATCCACCCCGCAGTGCTATTCTGAGTGAGTCTGCTCTCCAGTACTACGTCCAGCAGTACACCAAGAGCGGCTTCAG GGGTCCTCTGAACTGGTACCGTAACATTGAGAGGAACTGGCATTGGATGAGTTCCAGGCCAAGGGGCAAG ATCATGATGCCAGCTTTAATGGTGACCGCAGGAAAGGACCCCGTTCTTCTGCCAGCCTTTGCCACAGGCATGGAAAACCTG ATCCCCAACCTCACCAGAGGCCACATTGAGGAGTGTGGACACTGGACTCAGATGGAGTG TCCTGCAGAGCTCAATAAAATCCTAATCTCCTGGATGAAGGACACACACCAGAAAGCCTCTATCCCTTTTAATCCCAAGCTATGA
- the chrna2a gene encoding neuronal acetylcholine receptor subunit alpha-2a has translation MGLKHLKLCLKNLWLFFLIVEHVKPALSDGWIHAHAEDKLFQKLFIGYNKWSRPVRNISDVVIVKFGLSIAQLIDVDEKNQMMTTNVWLKQEWNDYKLRWNPSEFDNVTSIRVPSEMIWVPDIVLYNNADGEFAVTHMTKAHLFYTGKVSWVPPAIYKSSCSIDVTFFPFDQQNCKMKFGSWTYDKAKIDLEQIENTVDLKDYWESGEWAIINAVGTYNTKKYDCCYEIYPDITYFFIIRRLPLFYTINLIIPCLLISCLTVLVFYLPSDCGEKITLCISVLLSLTVFLLLITEIIPSTSLVIPLIGEYLLFTMIFVTLSIVITVFVLNVHHRSPSTHKMPSWVHSVFLDLIPRWLFMRRPEPKLKHRNTANLSASKSWLQQESEVDGQSCQDTEFGVGMGISTSISSPSATSLHLSDSEPLLQKYELQQLGHVVNLCQHPAKLTNLVSDPSLSFSPRVLRALEGVRYIADHLHAENEDFSVKEDWKYVAMVIDRIFLWMFIIVCLLGTVGLFLPPWISGMI, from the exons ATGGggctaaaacatttgaaattatgTTTGAAGAATCTGTGGCTGTTCTTTCTTATTGTGGAACACGTCAAACCTG CGCTATCAGATGGTTGGATCCATGCGCATGCAGAAGACAAACTCTTTCAAAAACTCTTCATCGGTTACAATAAGTGGTCCAGACCTGTGCGGAACATCAGTGATGTTGTTATCGTCAAGTTTGGCCTCTCGATTGCCCAGCTTATTGATGTG GATGAAAAGAATCAAATGATGACAACAAACGTTTGGCTGAAACAG GAATGGAACGATTATAAACTGCGCTGGAACCCCTCTGAGTTTGATAATGTGACGTCTATTAGAGTCCCATCAGAGATGATTTGGGTGCCTGACATCGTCTTATATAACAA TGCAGATGGCGAGTTCGCAGTGACCCACATGACCAAAGCCCACCTGTTCTACACAGGAAAAGTGAGTTGGGTTCCTCCAGCCATCTACAAGAGCTCCTGCAGCATCGACGTCACCTTCTTCCCGTTCGACCAACAAAACTGCAAGATGAAGTTCGGCTCCTGGACCTACGACAAGGCCAAGATTGATCTGGAGCAGATCGAAAACACTGTAGACTTGAAGGACTACTGGGAGAGCGGAGAATGGGCGATCATCAATGCCGTGGGAACCTACAACACGAAGAAATACGATTGTTGTTATGAGATCTACCCGGACATCACCTACTTCTTCATCATCCGCCGCCTGCCTCTGTTCTACACCATCAACCTCATCATACCCTGCTTGCTTATTTCCTGTTTGACCGTGCTGGTGTTCTACCTGCCATCAGACTGTGGAGAAAAGATCACGTTGTGTATTTCTGTCCTTCTTTCCCTCACTGTTTTCCTGTTGCTCATCACTGAAATCATTCCCTCGACGTCTCTGGTCATTCCACTCATTGGAGAGTACCTGCTCTTCACCATGATATTTGTCACCCTCTCCATAGTCATTACCGTTTTCGTGCTCAATGTGCATCATCGATCGCCCAGCACTCATAAAATGCCCAGTTGGGTCCATTCTGTGTTCCTGGACCTCATTCCCCGCTGGCTCTTCATGAGACGCCCAGAACCCAAACTAAAGCACCGCAACACGGCCAACCTCAGCGCATCCAAAAGCTGGCTTCAGCAGGAGAGCGAGGTGGACGGCCAGAGCTGTCAGGACACGGAGTTCGGGGTTGGGATGGGAATATCCACGTCCATCTCGTCCCCATCCGCCACGTCTCTGCATCTGTCCGACTCGGAGCCTTTACTCCAGAAGTACGAGCTCCAGCAGTTAGGACACGTGGTGAACCTGTGCCAGCATCCAGCAAAGCTCACAAACCTGGTGTCAGACCCCAGCCTTAGCTTCTCCCCGCGTGTCCTGCGAGCCCTGGAAGGGGTGCGCTACATCGCTGATCACCTGCATGCTGAGAATGAAGACTTTTCA GTCAAGGAGGACTGGAAATACGTGGCAATGGTGATTGACCGTATCTTTCTGTGGATGTTCATCATCGTGTGCCTGCTGGGGACGGTCGGCCTCTTCTTACCTCCCTGGATATCAGGAATGATCTGA